In the genome of Mercurialis annua linkage group LG8, ddMerAnnu1.2, whole genome shotgun sequence, the window GGTCTATTAAATTTTAGCTAATAGTTGAGGAAGGGGGTGTATGATGATTTCCATCTTTTATGCATATTAAAATTTCAACTACTTTCATTTACTCCATCACATATGGGATTGAAACTGAAACGCCTAAATTGTACACACTAGTAAATGACCATTGGTGCTGAAGTAAAAGAGAAACTCGAAGGAGGACTTTTTATTACTTCTAGTCAAGCTGTTATTATAAAGTTGAGGTGGATGTGTTTTATCACTGGGTTATAATAATAGTAGCTGTTGCTTTAATGTGCAAAGATTACAGCATAAAGGAGCACATAAGTTCTTTAGATGATAATTGAACTGAAAATATGAGCAGATGCCTCAGTTGTTCTTAGAGCTGAATTGTGATAGTAACAACTAGCAATAGTTGCGAGGTTGTATTAATGAATAGCAAACAGTTAGAAGATGCTTTGGCTGAGGATTTAGTGATGTCCTAACCTGAGATGTAGCCAAATCATGTAttcctttttataatttattttagtacttTATTGCTtgatcaattttatttgatctgAATGGACCTGGCTGCTTAATGTCtttcttcttaatttattttactttatattgTTTCTTTTTCGGTATATGCGTGCATGCGCACACATCCATGAGTGTATTCCCATCCCCGTTATTGCTATGTCATCTTTTCAACTGATGAAGCTTTTTCACTTTTTCAGGGCCATTACAGCCATCACACCGCCGATCCCTCTTTACTTTGGCTACATCTATGATATTATTTGCCTCTAAGGCCTTCAACTTTCCCCCTCTTATTCCATATGTTAGAGCTACAATTACAGATAAAACAGTATGTGTACTAGCATTTTTATAGGCCTTACATACGTGCAATTACTTTTTTCTCCCCTTTGCAAAAACCGTCCTATCGTATTGAAATCATTCTGTctatgtcaattttttttgtttagttgCTATTAAATTTGAGCGGTAATGTATATTTCCTACTGATCCTTGTACTCCACATGTTATCAGGCGGATCCATTTTTGCAATTGATCGATGAGTGCAAGTTACAGGCAGTTGACAACCAACCGGACCATGTGAGAAAAAGTTATGGATCGAAAGAAGATAATGAAGAGGCTTTGAAGTCACTTGCAGCAATACAAGAGTCAGAGCCCCAATCAAAAGAATCATTTGCCACAACGATAGCAAAGTTTATTGGAACATCATCAGATGTAACTGCTGTTGGCATTCTCCTACATAAAAGCATATGTGCATTTTTTTGGCTACAATATTGAtcataaagttttttttaaacacTGCAGCAGTCTGCCATCAAAGAACAGTTACTAAAAACTTTTGTGCCAGATGATGAATGTCCGCTGGGAGCTGATTTATTTATGGAAATTCCAGAACAAATGTCTGGCACAATGTCAGAAGAGAATTGTTCTGACAAGGTAACTGTCTTATTTGATTGTTCCCTAGTCCTCCTTTCCACCCTCTTATTATTGAGCTTCACCCATATGTTTATAATGGCATGAATGCAGGTTGAGCCGCCACTTTTCTCGTTAGATGATGGTATATTACCTAATACATCTGAAGGTCAAGTATATCACAGTATAGATCTTGATGTAGAATTAGATGCATCAGGATCTCCTGGACTTCTGAGCATCGGTGAACTTCTTACTGCAGTAAGCAATCATCATTATCAAATGACAAAACCTGAAGCAGTTTGAAAAATTGTCATACATTTGTTGATTTTGGTTTTGCTTAAAattaacttctttttttaatgataCACACACAACTATctcatataaaataaacataagtaaattattaatttattcattcaataattttttttttatatatgtttctaAATATTTGCTTATTGTAGATAAATTATTTCGATAAACATGAAAAGTAAATATGTTCTTCCATCTCTTTTTGATATGTAAATATTCCAAAATGATCCAGTTCGAGTATGGCCTGACAAATTGTCATCTTTAATATGTTTCGGCAAGATTAATCAGGAAGAATACTCATCTATATTGACTGTACATCCTCCATTATTCACAATGGGTGGGTCCTAATATTTTCATGAATTAGATTTGGTGCAACTCAGTCCATGTGTCTGTAGATGACTGAATATACATATGAATTCTGTTATTTGTAACGGTATATCATCTCTAGGCCACAGCATCTTTCATGTAATTGACTTCTTCCTCTAAGTGGAATTCACTTCTGATGGAGATGTAACAACATTTTATCAGGTTTCAGAAACAACAAATCAAGTTAGGAGATTTTCAGTCTCCAGCCCGCCTGACTTGCCTTACATTGAAATGGCTGGCCACTGTGAGGCTCTTTCAGCGGGAAAACAGAAAACAATGTCTGCTTTATTAAGTTCTCAACAAAGACAAGAAGGTGCAACTAGAATTTTTGCTGATGAGAGCAATCAAGCAAAGCAGTCGTCACCAAATACTCGCTTGCAGCAGGTTTTTCCCTATGCATATTCTTTTAATCATACAAAGGCTCTACTTAAGCTTTTGGTTTTTTAACATATCTAAAAGCATTATTAAAGATCTGAAATCACAAAGATGTGAAACTAATTGAGCTGCTTAAAATTTCAGCATAAGATAATAGTAGGTATTCGTATTTCTAACTTAACCCTCTAAATTTTTACTTTAGCCTAATGATTCTAagtaaatcaaaaaaattgcgATTTTTAACAATTCTAATTAAAAGTTCTAATTTTGGCAATTTAGCATGATTGGAaggattttgtttcaattaacTCAATTACCattcctaaaaaaaaaaaaaaactcaactaCAAAAATCGGGATTAGGCATGTGTTTTTTTGCTTATGAAGCTGCCGTGTCTACCGTCTCATGAGTTTTTCACTTACATGTCCGTCATGTTATAATAAGTTagtaatttgatattttattgatttggaaatttaaacaaaaaaagataCATTATTGTTCTCTTTTTTGTTTGTAATTAATTTGCTCGAGAAAAATGTTGCCACGTAGGAGTTGTTTTAAAATGAtgcatatttatataatataggTCCAGCAACTGCGTCAGCAAAGACTAATTTTACTCAATTTTGCAATTACATtgcaattgaaatgaaatttaaaaaaatattctggTTTAATTGGTGAAAGTAAACATTTGGTTAGAATTGATAAATGTTGTAAAAATAtggattttttaattattaggccTTTTACTTTTCATGAAATACCATATTACACCATCATCATCTTCATTGTGCGGCACCATAGTCTTTGCCATTCCCCCTCTTCATCTCACTACTACATGCATAATGACTTCCTTAACTGTTATAGTGCTATAGTTTGCCACTAGCAGCCAATATTATCCGGTAGTCTTTTGTCAGATGTATATGTACACCATGCATCAATCAGCACAATTGTGAAATTTTGCTGCCAAAATAACTAAGGTGTTACCAATTGAGTCTTTATTCTTGCCAACACTACTTAGGATAGCATTTCATGTGCAAATCTTATTCTTTCTTCTGACGGTTAGTTCTATTGCTGCTGTATGCATGATTTTTCCATGGCCTACATTAGCAAAATATTAGTTCATAATTCtagtatttttttgttttttgcttAGTGTGGTCCTCAAagtatatgatattttaatctTGCGGAACTGCTGTATGCATGATTTTTCAATCCCTTACTTAGCaaaatactactccctccgtcccatttgcTTTTACACACAGACTAAGAAAACACTTATTATcgttgtcttttcatgttttgcccctattaatgatagtggaattttccatagactTTATTTGAGATGACTAAATAAAGGGCAAAATGAGAAGTTCAATGTAAAAAtactctaaaataaaattaaaatgagacATCCCAAAATggatatgggacttcttaaacgggacggagggagtagttcataattctagtattttttgtttattgctTAGTGTGATCCTCAAACTAATATATGATATTTTAACCTTGTGGAACTGCAGAATGGAAACCCATTCCTTGACCAAGATGTTGGTTCTAGTTCACATATTCCGTCTACTACCAACGTTCCATTGCTTTGTGCAACTGAATACCAGCATCATCAATCCTTCCAGTTACCATCATCCAGCCCCTATGATAATTTTCTGAAGGCCGCTGGCTGCTGAGGCTGCAAAGATGAGGTCTATATTTTGTAGTGGAGTCAGGAAGGAAACTTGAGCCGCGTTAATAGAAGTAAGAAAGGCTTTGTTACTTCATGTTGGTGCTGTTTATTAAAATCCTAGCTTATAGGTTTCAGCTATCGATGCAGTAGAAATTCAGCATTACCAAAATGCAAAATTCAGCTAGACTTTAGAAATGGAGCTCAAAATCGATGGAGGAACTAAGAAAGAGACTTCGGGAGGTAACTGGGGAGACAAAAGGATGAATTATTGATCATGCCGCGTCGGAAATGTTGTACTCGGTGGATAAGTCGTGTCATCATTTCAGTTAAGTTATTGGTTTGAACATCTAAATCCCCATTCATTTATTCTTTGATCTTTACCCCATTCTTTGCAGGGGAAGTTTTTCCTTGTTTCCTCCCCTTAGATTTTAACTTGTATATTTACCTAGTTTTTTTTGTGTAGTCTTAATATATGCTCCTCCAAATGTTACCTGCATTGCTTGCTGTAGTTATGATTGTCTGTAAATGGgatacatattttttattaattctccTTGTAGATATATTTTCCGCTTATTAAAGGCCGAAACAGCTTTCTAGTTATCCTTAGAAATACTACCAAGCAAGTGCAGTTTCAGTGCAATTCTGCTACTTTAGGATTAAAGCAAGCAGGGGCGGAACTACGATTAGGGGCCAATGATATAAAATCCAAACTTGAAGGTGgaaatttgaaaacatttgttATCGAAAAGGTAGAAACTTGAAAGCATTTATCAAGGCGACCTGAAGCCTGATTACAAGCATTGCAATTAGGGCTGACTATGGAACTTGGATATATAGATCATATCGAAAATCTCTGTAACTGAAATTATATGTTCTTCGTTTGAGTTTAGCGAATTATGATCGAAACAATCTCAAACCCTTTTGTTTTATAGTAAAAGATGACTGATCTCAGATAATTATCTAGAATCAGTTCACCATCGTATGAGCTGATGAAATTTTCAGATCATACAAATTAGGTACCAAATGATAAATTCTAAATTCAAGCAtgtaataacattttaaattagtCATATTTCATGTTCTCAAAAAGCATGAACTCAGAATATTAAAGTTATGCTTATAACATGGTCTATAGTAGAGTAGCATATCAAAACAAGAAAATTGCCTTCCGAACATGAATAAACTTCACCACAATTGTATCAATACAATACCACATTAAATTGATAAGTAgactaaaacaataattaacgAAATCCAAAGACACCGAAAAGAGTTAAAATCTCCATATCTTCATAAGAACTCGTCAGTCATAGTCATGCGCAAAAGTTTTAGTTCAACGACCAAAGTATTATTACATAGAAATCCCTTGGACTTGTCATTGAGATCAATTAGAGACATAAATCTCGGAAAACACCATATGTTCTTACTAGAATCGAACTCAGTATGACCTGCGAAACATAAATTAAGGAAATGTAGTATgtagttttttttcttcaagttTGTAGAATATAATATAATCAACTACATTTTATTCTTATACGGAATCTGCATGCATTTTAGGGTTTGAGCTGAATTTTGAAACATTTACCTTTGAACTCACGATGTTTTCGCCCAGCTGGTTCCTTACTCGTAAAATGTATTCTGCATACAACTTTCTTCCGTGGTTTAAGGTTGCTAGAAGATCCTTTAGTTTCCCTAAAAAAAAAGAAGATCCTTTAGTTCTAAATCCATGGATATGTTTTTGCCTCTCTCTTCTGCACAAACACCTTTTGGATACACATGTATGCTCCTAACAAATGTTGGAAATTAGTAGAATGATAATCGATTCAACGAACATGTTAAGTaacatcaaatttaaataaaatttgcaCATACCACATTACGCCACCGATGTTAAACGCTTCGGATTTAGTAGATAATAAATCCAGTTCCGAAAAATTTCCAATTGTCCATGTATGAGTATTGAATTCAGGCTCGATCACCTTTAATGACAAACACTAACCTCTATTAGCATTTTCAATGACAAAAACTTCAGCACCGAAAATGCAACAGTCGTCCATTAAGTATCCTTTGGATTCATCTTTGAAATCATCGACATATTTCAGTTTCTCGAATCCCCATCCTCTTGATAGTTCATGAAACCGCCTTACTTGCTCATTTGCATCTTCAAAATAATGTACTGTAAATTAATAATCCATTCAACTTATAACCTAACTACATGTACGTAATATATATAGACAACATACCTTGAACAATCCAGTAGCTGTCGCGAATAAAATCATAAACGAAAAGCTTGAAATATACGTTAACCTCTTGATTGAAAGCGAGTTGATTGGATTTGGACAGAAGTAGATATAAAGATACGTATCCTTTGTTTTGCTTGTCTCCTCGAGGAAAAACACTGCTAACTTCCTGCACCCACAAAATTATACATCAGAATGTGTTGAATGTACGTATAAGAACAAGAAATGAAGCACTAACCATTTGTAGCCGCCAACTTCAAAATCAGCAGACCGGAAACACTCGGCTTTTGCATCGGAAAGCAAAGAGAAGCTTTCAATCTTAAAGATGTAGTGTGAAGGTGGCAAGCTTCTTAGTTTCCAACTTATTTCTGGATTATCTTCTTCATTTGATCTAGCATTAGATTCGTCTTCCGAACCTTGTTTGGTTCCTGGCATGTTTTCTTGTGTTTGTTTAGTTAGTTTGGTCTCACCTATTTATACCAAGGTTTTAAACCATTAAATTGTTGGAGTGTTGAGCAAGAAAATAAAGTAGTAACTGAGTAAAGTCTGATTCTGACAGTCTAATTAAAGAGCCTTGGGAAATGGTTAAGCATTGATGATAGTATTAAGCAAACATGATGATAACACCGTAAAGAGGCTGTTAACGTTTGTTTACCAGgcatacaaatttattttatgtacaAAATTATAATGCatttatatgaaaattaatatttagtcTGGCATTAGATATTCATCTTCCATGGCTTGTTTCCTTCCTGTCAAGTTTAATTTATTGACATAAATCTATCTTCATTTTAGAAAGTTGGATAATCCTAAAGTCACCATTTTATATGAAAGTTTAAACCAATATAAATTGAAGGAGTGACGACCAAGAAAATAAAGTAAGTGATCATGATTCATGAGTGATTCTGAAAGTCTAAAGGGTCTTGGGAAAtggttaaaaattgaaaatattacatatagggatttaaaaaaaaaacattcagtagcaaaatgttttgaaaatacaAGTTGAGTAAATTAATGGGACATTTACAAGAATGTTTGAATAAGTAGTCCCCAAATCATTTATATGCCTATGACAAATTATTTGCATCTATACGCCTttgttatactccctccgtcccgtttaagacgggacaaatgacttttttacataaattaagaaaacattaactACTATAGTGCTTTCTTATTTTACCCatatttatgatagtgttgtattttgtgtatagactaataatcattaattatggaaagagaaaaggggtaaaaaaagaaaattcatataaattggtaaaaaaaacacgatatgacattcttaagtgggacaaataaaaatgagatatgttccttcttaaatgggacggagggagtatttaagTTTACAAATATAGGTTGGTCCGTATTTttttttggcctaattacttaaaaaaacccccagtttgaacttttttttcgtatATACATtgaccttgtaaaaaagtcatttgtacccaattttgggtttcatctctatccaatacaaaaatataattgacaatttaatgaactaaatgataaaaaatttaaaaacaattaaataaaaagttatatcatacgtctaattggtatataaatataaattaaaggattattttaaactttttttaagtaaaaagaGGCAATTTTAGTACTTTTGGATAGAGAtgaaatctaaaaatttaaaattgggtacaaatgacttttttacaaggtcaggatataaacgaaaaaaagttgtgggaattttttaagtaattaagcctttttttttttagcaGAGATAGATATATAAGCTAATTATATATACACCATTacaaatatgtataaattatacgCTAACTACGCCATCCATACCGTGTTACGTTGAGTATATAACCTTATGGGAGTCGCCATTATGGCGGACGATGACGCATCCGTTACTTTTAACATTTGTAGTCTTCCTCATAAATCTTCAATaatcttcatcttttttttgtCTATAAGGGAATTCGAATCCAGGTCTCTTGAGATATGATGCATCACTCCTCAGTCAAATGAGCTAGAGGTCACTGTCTAGTCCTTATTTACTTTTTAACTTCATTGCAGCATGTTCTTACATGTGTCCATAGCCTTTATCTATAATTTTTAGGTTATTGTGTATTTCTATcttcttccattttttttaattttctataaaaataaaaataacatagaAAAAATTACCCATTTTATACAAATTGTTAGTatttcttaaattattatttttaaccaattaattttatatttaattttgtttgtattaattatttaattattgtaaatatttttaaataatgtttttgttttttaactgtGGTAAAGGCCAATAACTACATTATTAAGTTGTATAGTTTGGacataaattttattactttatgaATCGAGtttgaaaaatgaattaatatatttatttagttatcttattttatcaaaaaattataatttttaattatcaaaaaaaaaattacaatttaaaatactaaaaaaatatgtttttttattaaaagtttatgaTAATACAATATAAGTTTCAATATATGTATAAGAAGACGTCTTCATGAAGAAGACGAAGATTTGATTTTCGTCTTTTTCATGAAGATGAAGACCATAGTTTCACGTTCGTCTTCAATGGAATAGAAAATTATATTCTTTCTAAAAATAGATTCTCTTGATATAATATCCAACCCAGTTTTATGGTCGTGTTTTCGGCCAATAAAACTCATGGACCTTGAATCTCAACAGGATCAGCTTATGCATGTTTCTTGATTACCGGAACTAGATTTTACCGATTTTATTGTTCTAATTCAACAGTTATCCTTCCGGTTTGAAAGAGAACCATCGATTCTTTAGAGaataataaaatcatagttGGAATCTcatctaaaaatttaatattttttagattGATAATTTCACATGTACCATTTTGAAACTAGTAAGATATatcaggaaaaaaaaaacataaacacGAAATATCcattaatatcaaaaaaaaattgaaaatgaaaatcaCTATGCTCATACATGGTAACATAGGatatcaaaagaaaaattgcATTCCAAACATTAGTAACACTTTT includes:
- the LOC126661146 gene encoding uncharacterized protein LOC126661146, with translation MPGTKQGSEDESNARSNEEDNPEISWKLRSLPPSHYIFKIESFSLLSDAKAECFRSADFEVGGYKWKLAVFFLEETSKTKDTYLYIYFCPNPINSLSIKRLTYISSFSFMILFATATGLFKMQMSK